CTTGAGCCTGTTCAAGCCTGTTGAGTAGAATCGCCACTGTCCCCGTGTGAGTTAAGCTTGATTCATTTCTACACAAACTGGGAATATGGTTAGCCATATTTCGGATGATTATTTTTCTTTGAATCATATACATATTTATCCACAATGTGGTATGATCTCCATTCTGCTCTTTGTCAAACATTCATGTGTTATCTTTTTTTAGCCCCTCTTTTTTTTTCCATGCAGATCTATGCATGGATAGGATGCAACAACTCGGCAAAGTTTGGCCATTTATATGCTGCTGCAACCACTCGGCTGGTAACACGCAATCAATATTACCTTAAGAACTGGTGTATTTTTATTTCTATTGAGACTGATCATTATACCATCATGGCCGTTGCAGGGTGATGGAGTGAGTGTCACATCTGTACTTGGAGGAACATCTGATAACACTGGATCAAGCATGGCCCGCCGCTTAGGTACTTTAATTTCCGCTGCAATTGACCCACCTTCATCATATTGGTATGAAAAACACCAAGCTCACGTCACCTCATGTTTCAGTGCTGAAGACAGGTCTGAATATAATTTTAGCATGTAACATTCCGAAGGACAGCCCCATGCTTGAGGTACTAACCGGAACATCTTTGTGTTAGAATTGCCAAGTTTCTGTATCTGATGGGAGCACTGTTTTCAGGCTGCTGCAGAGAGGAAACTTGTAGAGAAGCTGAGAAGTTTAGGCTATATCAGATCTAAAACAGGAGAGGCTAACGCTTCCACAACTCCTTTATCCGCAACACACTGATGGATACTTGTGAACTGTCAAGTCAATCGTAGAGAAAGTCACTACTCTTAACGTGTTTGAAACATTTTGAATGGTTATGAAAGCTCAGCGGAGGCTTACCGAGTGTAGGCATGATGATCTGAATTTTTTGTGCGCGACTATGAACTGCTTCATGTTCACTGAATTATCAAACATGTGGCAAGTATCACATCTGGCATGTTTACACGTCTGCATCTTCAGAGGTTGTGCGCCATCTACCATTTCAGTGTCTCACGTGTGGAACCCTACATTCAGGTATTTGTTGCTCACAGAAATgaactttgctggtcttgtttgagCCGTGCCTTCATTGAATTGGCAATGTTTCTAAAAATTCTTGATTAATTTCTTCAGTATGTTGTGCTATATGTCTTAGGTATCTCTGTTATTTGATTTTCACTATAATTGCCGCCAACCTCAGAGGCCTCAGTTTTATTAAGGGGATCACGAGTATATTTTGATGCAATATCCTCGCTTTTTGCCCTATACACATTATGCTTTAGAAGAAGAGCTTAACATGGATATGTAAGTTAGGTGTGCTAATTCTATATAGTGGAGTGTGCTATTAGGCAGAAATTAATGTTCTATTCTTTCCCGCAACACATCGAAGTTTTAGCCAACACAGCAAATCACAATGAACTCGAACTCCTCTTACCTTTTAAGACGTGGATATGCGAACTATAGTTATTGTAATAAGTCATCTTTTAGTTGATAGCGAACTATAGTTGTCTTTTAGTTTGTTGGCGAGCTTCCTGCTGTTGTGCGGCTGGCGGCGGTGGGGGCGGGACGTGAAGTCGAGCAAGGCGGAGCTGTGACCCTCGATGGATGCAGAGGCCGGGAAAACCCTCATTttgtaaataaaaaaagaggatGAAACGATCAGCTGTTCACCGATTCTACACATACTCTTTCAAAATTTGCTTCGGAGGGTAAGATCGGTAGCTGATTGGTCGAGTTCAAGTCCTTGCACGAGTTGAGGTTCCGCTGGGGCCAAGACAAATCAATCATCCGATCCCCCATTTTAACACCCGCAAACCCGCTGAAGCACACAACATCTTATCGACAACCTCGGCAGACTTGGTGGCACTGGCATCGGCATCGACCGCTCATCCTAAGCGCCTACTGTACATGGCGCCGCCAGCCGTCGTGGGTTTCGCCGACCTGCCGACGGAGGCGCCCGGCGCGTCGGGCCCCTCGACAACGTCCTCTGCTCCGCCGTCTGCAGGCCCTGGCGGCGCGCGCTCAGGACCACGCGCCTCCGCCTGCTGGGACGACGGCCCGGCCGCCCGCACCACATATACGTACATGCTTGAGAAACTAGAGCTACGCCCGTTCGTGAAGCTCAGCCCCTACCCCTACCACATCGACAGATGCTAAAACGATCAGCTGCCACGCCGAGCTGAATGCCTGGGTGCCGGACGGCCACCGCGGCCTGAGGACGAGGCGGCTCACGAACCCGCTGCTGGAGAAGGCGTGGGCCGTCCTCACTGAGTCCATGTCTCGCGATGGCATTCTTAGCACGGAAACGCGGGAAAACAGCTACAAGTACCACGTCGATAACTACTGGCGACGAGAGTACGAGGCGCACCGCTGCGTGGAGAGCGAGCGTAGGTGGCTCCCAGTGAAAAACCTTGAGGAAATGAGGATCATGATGGCGGAAGGATGCAGCTTCTGCCGTTCTGCGTGCCACGCAGCTACGGCGTCGCGGGTGACTCTGGCTATCGCTTGTATACTGACAGCATTGCTGCTTAACAAAAGTTGGTGCGAAAATTGTATGGAAAGTCAATACGTACATGCTTGGTCCTAGTTTTGGTGTGGCGGTAGACTTTTTTTCAGGGCTTCCTAG
This window of the Triticum aestivum cultivar Chinese Spring chromosome 5D, IWGSC CS RefSeq v2.1, whole genome shotgun sequence genome carries:
- the LOC123122345 gene encoding proteasome assembly chaperone 4 gives rise to the protein MSSEELTTSLSALAVASQAPMASQIGSSGDLSSEGGAQVTCFSEDLHDVTLHFQIIRFSKQIYAWIGCNNSAKFGHLYAAATTRLGDGVSVTSVLGGTSDNTGSSMARRLVLKTGLNIILACNIPKDSPMLEAAAERKLVEKLRSLGYIRSKTGEANASTTPLSATH